The following proteins are encoded in a genomic region of Acetobacter oryzoeni:
- the casA gene encoding type I-E CRISPR-associated protein Cse1/CasA, which yields MVNEALNLISDAWLPVRHKSGVSSIIRPAQIVEGFKEDPIVDFGWPRADFRIASFEFLIGLVATACPPANRRVWRQNWCNPLSVEKLDEAFARVADAFWLDGSGARFLQDYEDLQSGQELVERLLIDAPGESTVKRNADLFVHRGQVGRLGRATAAMALFTLQSWAPSGGAGNMTGLRGGGPLTTLVLPSEDARLWEIVWANVPDGEAVKSNDMERVFPWMAPTILSGKGGTDVRPTENAHPLQCWWGMPRRIRLDFENVAEGYCDLTGQKDEVLVSGWRQRPYGPKYAGWIGTPYGSGAVIHPLTPRYRQKEGTEWLAVHPQPGGIGYRHWAGIVAQSADKNRLPASCVANWRNERAGEIGLPENARLLTAGFDMDNMKARSFVESEMPLPGSLDTELQKALDALALQCVSAAVHVADILRGSVREALFGKGTVSVDVTLLSNVRERFWAKTENSFFAILQDATGTDDEGMVALRKSWLHILAQSALGEFDATVILEPDTGITEAQRSALARRRLGAAVSGMGKEGKKIRSELGLPELVKKKQKIAEKVS from the coding sequence ATGGTGAACGAGGCATTAAATCTCATTTCAGATGCATGGCTGCCAGTTCGGCATAAGTCCGGTGTATCTAGCATTATTCGACCTGCTCAAATTGTAGAAGGGTTTAAAGAAGACCCAATTGTTGATTTTGGCTGGCCACGAGCCGATTTTCGTATTGCATCCTTTGAATTTCTGATCGGACTTGTCGCTACAGCCTGTCCACCCGCAAATCGAAGGGTGTGGCGGCAGAATTGGTGTAATCCACTGTCCGTTGAAAAGCTTGATGAAGCTTTTGCGCGTGTTGCAGATGCTTTCTGGCTAGATGGATCGGGGGCACGTTTCCTGCAGGATTATGAAGATCTTCAAAGCGGTCAGGAACTCGTGGAGAGGTTGCTGATTGATGCGCCTGGAGAAAGCACAGTGAAGCGGAATGCGGATCTTTTTGTACACCGCGGTCAAGTCGGACGCTTGGGACGAGCTACGGCGGCTATGGCATTGTTTACGCTACAATCATGGGCGCCGAGTGGTGGTGCAGGCAATATGACGGGCCTGCGTGGAGGTGGGCCACTGACAACATTGGTTTTGCCATCAGAAGACGCGCGTTTATGGGAAATTGTCTGGGCGAATGTTCCCGATGGGGAGGCTGTGAAAAGTAATGACATGGAAAGGGTTTTTCCATGGATGGCCCCTACAATTCTTTCTGGAAAAGGTGGAACGGATGTACGCCCCACAGAAAACGCACATCCCCTCCAATGCTGGTGGGGAATGCCGCGGCGGATCCGGTTGGATTTTGAAAATGTTGCTGAAGGATACTGCGACCTTACTGGTCAGAAAGACGAGGTTCTGGTGTCAGGGTGGCGACAAAGGCCCTATGGGCCGAAATATGCAGGTTGGATTGGAACGCCTTACGGGTCTGGGGCAGTAATTCATCCCCTTACGCCCAGATATCGACAAAAAGAAGGAACCGAATGGCTGGCCGTTCATCCGCAACCCGGGGGTATTGGTTATCGGCACTGGGCAGGTATTGTTGCCCAGAGTGCCGATAAAAACCGGTTGCCAGCAAGTTGTGTTGCGAATTGGCGTAACGAGCGGGCAGGAGAAATTGGTCTTCCAGAAAATGCCCGTTTGCTTACGGCCGGTTTTGATATGGACAATATGAAGGCGCGTAGCTTTGTGGAAAGCGAAATGCCACTACCGGGCTCATTGGATACCGAGTTGCAAAAAGCTCTTGATGCCTTGGCTCTTCAGTGCGTGAGCGCGGCAGTGCACGTGGCAGATATTTTGCGAGGAAGCGTTCGGGAGGCCTTGTTTGGCAAGGGTACAGTTTCTGTGGACGTAACGCTGCTTTCCAATGTGCGTGAACGGTTCTGGGCTAAAACAGAAAATTCTTTCTTTGCCATTTTGCAGGATGCAACTGGAACAGATGACGAAGGTATGGTGGCTCTAAGAAAATCCTGGCTGCACATACTGGCTCAGTCAGCTCTTGGGGAGTTTGATGCTACCGTTATTCTGGAACCTGACACGGGAATAACAGAAGCGCAGCGTTCAGCGCTGGCGCGCAGGCGTCTGGGAGCCGCCGTTTCAGGTATGGGCAAGGAGGGAAAAAAGATACGGAGTGAATTGGGTCTCCCTGAACTCGTCAAAAAGAAACAGAAGATAGCAGAGAAGGTATCCTGA
- the cas6e gene encoding type I-E CRISPR-associated protein Cas6/Cse3/CasE, translating to MTVGFLSRVALRRDASVQALAGLLVPQGEGRQHGAAHHLLWVLFGDDPSRIRDFLWRQTEPGHFMILSARKPVDSHGLFEIESREFTPKLREGNRLRFLLRVNATIDRKVPGRKRSQRHDVVMDALYKLPPRERAAARESLVTTAMEAWLARQGHRTGFELKEGKLAIESCDVLHIPRAQGQGKATFGVVDVTGELCVRTPDLFTQALMQGFGRARAFGCGLMLVRRTI from the coding sequence ATGACTGTAGGTTTCCTTTCGCGCGTTGCATTACGGCGCGATGCGTCTGTGCAGGCACTGGCTGGACTTCTGGTTCCACAGGGAGAAGGTCGTCAGCATGGAGCCGCACATCATTTGCTCTGGGTATTGTTTGGTGATGACCCCAGTCGTATTCGTGATTTTCTATGGCGACAGACCGAGCCAGGACATTTCATGATCTTATCAGCCCGGAAGCCAGTGGATAGCCATGGGTTGTTCGAAATTGAAAGTCGAGAGTTTACGCCCAAATTAAGGGAAGGAAATCGGCTACGCTTTCTTTTAAGAGTAAACGCGACAATTGATCGAAAAGTGCCAGGACGTAAGCGCAGTCAACGCCATGATGTGGTGATGGATGCATTGTATAAATTGCCGCCAAGAGAGCGGGCTGCAGCGCGTGAAAGCCTTGTAACCACCGCAATGGAAGCATGGTTGGCCAGACAGGGGCACCGTACTGGTTTTGAGCTCAAAGAGGGTAAGCTGGCTATTGAAAGTTGTGATGTCTTGCATATTCCGCGTGCACAAGGGCAGGGGAAGGCAACTTTTGGTGTTGTCGATGTAACCGGAGAATTATGTGTAAGAACACCAGATCTTTTTACGCAGGCTCTTATGCAAGGTTTTGGCAGGGCACGTGCTTTTGGTTGTGGATTGATGCTTGTCCGGCGCACAATTTAA
- the casB gene encoding type I-E CRISPR-associated protein Cse2/CasB: MLLSNKEAIRQVVNWWHGLQPDPERKQLGDRATLARLRRCATVTEALFEPQTQALVHKCGAKKDSELSRLALVAAVLAHVRANKTGACMARLIGPSDTSDSATALCKPVRFRRLLDMETYDDCLRSFRRLVVMAGEPLDVADLARSVIMWPREDTWDDLAGDQVRRQWVYNYWNAGIPENSSEKHN, from the coding sequence ATGCTCCTCAGTAATAAGGAAGCCATTCGGCAGGTTGTAAACTGGTGGCATGGGTTACAACCTGATCCTGAGAGAAAACAACTTGGAGACCGTGCTACGCTAGCCCGCTTGCGACGATGTGCAACTGTAACAGAGGCTCTTTTTGAGCCACAAACGCAGGCACTTGTGCACAAGTGTGGTGCCAAGAAGGACTCTGAATTATCTCGTCTGGCATTGGTTGCGGCAGTTTTGGCGCATGTTCGGGCAAACAAGACTGGTGCATGTATGGCTCGGTTGATAGGACCATCTGATACAAGTGACAGTGCAACCGCGCTGTGCAAACCGGTTCGGTTTCGTAGGTTACTGGATATGGAAACCTATGATGACTGTTTGCGAAGCTTTCGACGGCTTGTTGTTATGGCGGGCGAACCTTTGGATGTCGCAGACTTGGCGCGTTCTGTCATAATGTGGCCGCGTGAAGATACATGGGATGATCTCGCAGGTGATCAGGTGCGGCGCCAGTGGGTCTATAATTACTGGAATGCGGGGATTCCCGAAAACAGTTCTGAAAAACATAATTGA
- the cas7e gene encoding type I-E CRISPR-associated protein Cas7/Cse4/CasC — translation MSRFLQLHLLTFYPPSNVNRDDTGNPKTATVGGVTRLRISSQALKRAWRTSDIFSSALAGHMGQRTQRLGEEILGYLRDKNVEEKKAVAIAREVAGVYGKVKSEKDKNPARTEQLVFISPSERDAALAMADRLAAGEKVDLKKEQDTLLHRADSAADIALFGRMLASAPSFNREAAVQVAHAITTHRVTVEDDYYTAIDDLKQDEEDAGAGFLGEAGFGSGVFYLYLCINRDLLKKNLGEHGETGVAEAALGALAEAAMTVSPSGKQNSFAALARAGYVLAEKGNSQPRTLAGAFARPVGGTDLMEHSVKALKEFREELARVYGAGVDETCEMILGDKKSATLADIVAFCRS, via the coding sequence ATGTCTCGTTTTCTTCAACTTCACCTTTTAACATTCTATCCACCCTCCAATGTTAACCGTGATGATACGGGTAATCCCAAAACCGCCACTGTAGGTGGCGTTACACGGTTGCGTATTTCCTCGCAGGCACTCAAGCGGGCTTGGCGTACATCAGATATTTTTTCATCAGCTCTGGCTGGGCATATGGGTCAGCGCACACAGCGTCTGGGTGAAGAAATTCTGGGATATCTGCGTGACAAGAATGTGGAAGAGAAAAAGGCTGTTGCCATCGCGCGGGAAGTTGCGGGTGTCTATGGCAAGGTGAAAAGCGAAAAGGATAAGAATCCTGCGCGGACAGAGCAGCTTGTATTCATTTCTCCTTCAGAGCGTGATGCTGCGCTTGCCATGGCGGATCGTTTGGCAGCGGGTGAAAAGGTGGATCTGAAAAAAGAGCAGGATACACTTTTGCACAGGGCTGATTCAGCGGCAGATATCGCTTTATTTGGGCGTATGCTGGCCAGTGCACCATCCTTTAATCGTGAGGCCGCTGTTCAGGTGGCGCATGCCATTACAACCCATCGTGTTACGGTTGAGGATGATTATTATACGGCTATTGATGATCTGAAGCAGGATGAAGAAGATGCAGGTGCAGGCTTTCTAGGCGAAGCTGGTTTCGGATCTGGTGTGTTTTATCTCTATCTTTGCATTAACCGTGATTTATTAAAGAAAAATCTTGGAGAACATGGTGAAACAGGTGTGGCAGAAGCAGCCTTGGGGGCATTGGCAGAGGCTGCCATGACCGTTTCACCTTCTGGAAAGCAGAACAGTTTTGCTGCTCTTGCCCGTGCGGGATATGTGCTGGCGGAAAAGGGAAATAGCCAGCCTCGTACATTGGCTGGTGCTTTTGCGCGGCCAGTTGGAGGAACAGACTTGATGGAACATTCCGTCAAAGCGCTGAAAGAGTTTCGTGAAGAACTGGCACGTGTTTATGGGGCAGGAGTGGATGAAACATGTGAGATGATCTTAGGAGATAAGAAAAGTGCGACGTTGGCAGATATTGTCGCGTTCTGTCGGTCGTAA
- the cas5e gene encoding type I-E CRISPR-associated protein Cas5/CasD, whose protein sequence is MGHFLTFAMVAPMASFGTLSVGERRDGEDRPARSAVLGLVGACLGITRKDVSGQNALAEEYGLAVLCHASGHVLTDYHTAQTAPSRRNWRPTTRAQELADAPGELATILSRRDYRIGSWYLGAIWVRGSTSHWSLAEVRDAMQHPVFTPSLGRKACPLGLPLAPELAESECAVSALLSRQTNGPESQVHNRSGLFRNQLSKRNTPTETLVVMDIADVAEQGGGHTVIRREMRRDQPLSRARWQFGLREEALLLCKRETA, encoded by the coding sequence ATGGGGCATTTTCTGACATTTGCCATGGTAGCCCCCATGGCATCCTTCGGCACGCTCTCTGTCGGAGAAAGACGGGATGGTGAGGACCGACCTGCGCGGTCTGCCGTACTGGGATTGGTAGGGGCCTGTCTGGGCATTACACGTAAGGACGTGTCTGGACAGAACGCATTGGCAGAAGAGTATGGCCTTGCTGTTTTGTGTCATGCTTCTGGTCACGTGTTAACGGATTATCACACAGCTCAGACAGCACCTTCACGCCGAAACTGGCGGCCTACAACACGGGCACAGGAACTGGCTGATGCTCCTGGTGAGTTGGCGACAATTCTTTCACGTCGAGATTATCGGATAGGAAGTTGGTATCTCGGTGCCATTTGGGTGCGAGGCAGCACTTCTCACTGGTCTTTGGCAGAAGTGCGTGATGCCATGCAACACCCTGTCTTTACGCCCTCTTTGGGGCGTAAGGCTTGTCCACTGGGTCTGCCTCTTGCACCAGAACTTGCGGAAAGCGAGTGTGCGGTATCTGCTCTTTTGTCACGCCAGACAAATGGTCCCGAAAGTCAGGTTCATAACCGTTCTGGTTTGTTCAGGAATCAACTTTCCAAACGAAATACACCTACTGAAACACTTGTTGTCATGGATATTGCAGACGTGGCGGAACAGGGTGGTGGCCATACTGTTATTCGGCGTGAAATGCGCCGTGACCAACCTCTTTCGCGTGCACGATGGCAGTTCGGGCTGCGTGAAGAGGCTTTGCTTCTGTGTAAAAGGGAAACGGCGTGA